From a region of the Lactuca sativa cultivar Salinas chromosome 4, Lsat_Salinas_v11, whole genome shotgun sequence genome:
- the LOC111907836 gene encoding E3 ubiquitin-protein ligase MPSR1, which translates to MASEPELSVSHLIERLMEMPFLSGFTTTRPESDSRCDSEHPDHESTNSLHHQGSSLNRIILINPVTQGMVVIGGSATTSFKSLMNDLMRKDSQPPAPQTSIDAMPTVEIKGTDEIESLGGECVKNSSVQQFSRQWKPASTFLYSSRL; encoded by the coding sequence ATGGCTTCAGAACCAGAGTTATCAGTATCTCATTTGATCGAGAGGCTCATGGAGATGCCTTTCCTTTCAGGCTTCACAACCACCAGGCCGGAATCAGATTCACGTTGCGATTCCGAACATCCGGATCACGAATCAACAAACAGTCTTCATCATCAGGGTTCTTCACTCAACAGGATCATCCTGATCAACCCGGTGACGCAAGGAATGGTGGTGATCGGAGGTAGCGCTACTACTAGTTTCAAATCCCTGATGAACGATCTGATGAGGAAGGATAGCCAGCCACCGGCGCCTCAAACGTCGATCGACGCCATGCCGACTGTGGAGATAAAAGGTACGGATGAAATAGAGAGTTTAGGGGGTGAGTGTGTGAAGAACAGCAGCGTGCAACAATTCAGTCGGCAATGGAAGCCAGCTTCGACTTTCCTTTATTCTTCAAGATTATGA